Proteins encoded in a region of the Nicotiana tomentosiformis chromosome 9, ASM39032v3, whole genome shotgun sequence genome:
- the LOC138898573 gene encoding uncharacterized protein, with protein sequence MHHHSTLYRPKAIGAVEAANKNIKKILRKTIQGSIQWHEKLPFALLGYRTTARTFIGATPYLLVYRTEAVIPAEVKIPSLWIIVESEIKDTEWVKTRLEQLMLIDKKWLAAVCFGQLYQQRMARAYNKKIPFWSNLASKAKQKWLQNYLQFFRNTEHNLEHIRH encoded by the exons atgcatcaccATTCTACCCTTTACCGGCCAAAAGCCATTGGAGCTGTTGAAgcggcgaacaagaacatcaagaagattcttaggaaaacgATCCAAGGTTCCatacaatggcatgaaaagttgccttttgctcttttgggataccgcacgactgctcgcacatttattggtgcaactccttatctgttggtatataGAACGGAAGCTGTAATACCAGCTGAAGTCAAAATTCCCTCTCTTTGGATCATTGTGGAGTCAGAGATTAAAGatacagaatgggtaaagacccgattagaacaactaatgctGATTGATAAAAAAtggctagcagcagtgtgctttggccagttataccagcaaagaatggcacgcgcttacaacaagaaa attcccttttggtctaatcttgcatcaaaagcaaagcaaaaatggctgcaaaactATCTACAGTTTTTCCGTAATACCGAgcataatttggagcatatacggcattga